The genomic window ACATTATCTCCTATTCAGGGTGTTTGacccagttctttttcttctgttcttttgcTGTTTCTGAGTGCTACATGTTGACAGCTATGGCCTATGATCGTTATGTTGCTATATGTAGCCCCCTGCACTATACTGTCACCATGTCACAGAAAATTTGTTCCCTGCTAGTGTCAGGGGTATATACAATGGGCACTTTTTCAGGGCTGGTTCAAACAGTCTATTTGGCTAAATTGTTCTTCTGTCAAGGCAATGTCATCAGTAATTACTTCTGTGACATCCTTCCCCTCCTAAAGCTCTCCTGCTCTAGCACATACATCAATGAACTTCTGATGATGTTTCTTGTTGGATTCAATTCATTGGTGACCACCCTACCAATTTTTATCTCTTATGCTTTTATATTCTCCAGTATCCTCAGTATCCACACTGCAAAGGGAAGATCCAAAGCCTTCAGTACCTGTGGCTCCCACCTTACAGGTGTAATCATATTTTATGGGTCCATTATTTTCATGTATTATAAGCCAGTGTCTAGTTACAATGTAATCCAGGAAAAGGTGGCATCAGTGATTTATACTATGGTTATCCCAATGCTGAATCCCCTGATCTACAGTCTGAGGAACAAGGATGTGAAAGACTCATTGAggaaagtcatgaaaagcagggcATTGCCCTGATCCATGTAGTaaccagaaaaattaaaaatcattgtgattttctttttttctttcaaattctcCCCCGGAAAAGAGCATAGCCCATGTATAATTGTTGCACAAAGAAAACTATGACTTTTATgccctgtttcttcttctgtggtctctttattctatttttaatgcCCCTGTAGCCTAGCTTTCCAGGAGTCATGTGTGATTAAGATGCTTACATACCGTGTCAAAATATCTTGAGAAAATATCCCACTAATATCAGTCTTTGAATTTATCACTCCTATCCCAAGCTAAACGTGCAGATGCTCTTTCACAGGGTTCTTTTAAAAGCCCTGTCTCATATACCTTAACACAGTTGGAATGGAAGCCAATAAACTACTGCATTATAAGTTAGTGTTGTTTAACAATAATTTGCTTTATTCTGTCTATAAGGGATGAATTAATATTAATACACACATGTTTTCAGAATTTTATTGGCAGAATTTCAAAAAAGGATATACTTACTTTTTTTTAGAAACCATATGACATATTCTCTAGTTTCCTAAGTATCATTAACAGTACTGATTATCTGAGGTTTTTACTGTAGTTTACAATAGGAGGAAACATCATGCAATTCTATGACTATGTGATTCTGGaggattggggggaaaaaaagagtagtAAAACTTTTCTCCAAAACTCCCTATAAAATTTGTGGAAAACCTTCTCTTTTCTACCTACAAGGATACAAATCTACTTCATTTAAAGCAGACCAAGGGATTTTAATCAGGAATACAGAGCAAAACATCTGATTTTATCATAACTGCTACTTCTGGCTACCTTCAAACAATAAGAACTCTGCCAAGTAATAAAATtgtaagaaaaagaattaaataacagAAGTTACCTTAgaggaacaaaaataaatagatacatatcATACATAAATATGGTTACAAAGCCAGAGTCGAAAATGCATTCAGAATTCAACTTTCCTAACTCATACTATTGAGAAGGCAGACAAATGTAGAATGGGGAGGTAACCAATAGTGTAAATCCACTTACAGAGAAAGGGCCTTTCAATCACCATCCATTCTCACTTTTCTGCCAAAAGGGCATAAATATATCACACAATAAAAGTAGTTATGGGGTCAGAGAGCACAAACAAAAGACAGACCCAAatatagaattaataataaaatcctaaataaggagtaggtcaaagaaaaattatttgggaaaaatgataatgattaaaaaatatcaaagtttCTGGCAATTCAAGCAATTCTTAGAAGAAAAATCACATCCCTACAAACATATActtgatgatatttttaaaagagaattaatgatgtgaatatgcattttaaaatcagAAAGTCAACAAACAAACCTAAAATAGAAACagcaaagatattagaaattagaaaatagagaaatgaaaaatgaaaatccataaaacattaaagaaaacaaaatgcggatttttaaaaaagactaataAAACTGATAAACCTTTAGCTAatctcattaaaaagaaaatcgAATCAATTGGATGGCAAATGAGGAATGTGAAATCCCAACAAAATCAGAGTAAATCAaaagaataatcaaaataattatgCACAATTATAGGCTAACAAAAttgagaatacaaaagaaatagaggaaaacaaaagatttaaacTATTAGAAGAGCAGACAGAAATCTTAGATAAGCCAATCtcataaaaggaaatagatcaaacaataaattaattgtcaaagaaaaatatatcctGACCCTATACAATTCATGTATGAATTCAGTCAAACTTGTGAGATCTTTATTAATGCATGAGATTTAATATCTACATTGAGATTTccaggggaataagaaagggagcAAATAAAATGTAGTTTGGAACAAAGGAAATATCTGGGTCACAATCtcttgagagagaaagaaaaaccaagtCATAGAAACTAGAGAGAATAGTATTTATCAGCTATTCAGCCCTCAAAAGGATGCCACTAAACATCTTTGATGAGATGATCTCCAAGTTACAAAGGAACAGAAAAGAATCAATGAAACTTAAAGAGGCATTCTCTTGACAGTCTATTAGCATGCTCTTATTAGGCACCTATTCTGCACCAGCAACTTtcccaggcactgtgataaaaagaaaaatatgaaacaatccACAGTTTCAAGGGTCAGTATTCCACATAAGAAACAATTATACATaatgaataaattcaaaatgtgtagCAATTAAccaatcaacaatcatttcttAAGTATGTACTATATGAGAGGCACTATATGGctggtgctggggatacaagaacAAAGAATAGTACAAGGTCTACTCATAATGAGCTTACAATGTAATAGGGTAGAGAAGAATATATACAAACTTGTACATATAACCTATATAATCTTAGAggattcttaatttatttttcttctaagtctTTTCCTGACCTCTGGACTTCAAGACCATGTTCCTTCCACTATATCAATCTGGAACTGCTCTCAGAATCTGGGGTTTCCAACCACTTTTACAGCCATCCCAATATGGAATACACTCCTGTTAGAcatgctcccttctccctttggTGAGAACCTCTTAGTGTCTCTGTTTTGGGGTAGGGCCCAGCCTCAGCATCATTATCCCTATTAGGCCTGTATCTGACTTCTGGACTGTAAACTTGTGTACACACAAGGTACTTTCAtcactttcccctttctttttatctctttcctttttatatattatattatatgatagtgttatgttttattatatgttatgttataaattataatttattttattttattattttatctcttcccctgttagaatgtaagctttgtGAAGgtcagaattatttttcttttttcttttatgtatattCTTGGTGCTTAGTAGAGTGTCTGGGATAGGTAagacttattttcttccttctaactCCCATTCTTTTTGTTGATTCTTAAGTCACAGAGTTATGTTTACTTTCCCCTTCAGACTTCTAAGGCTGTCTCTGAGGAATCAAGAAGAATATCAAATACCATTGGCTCAAGCCCCCTACCAGtgttcttcctctccccagcccAAGATTATTAGCTGAGAATCATCTTAGTGAGCCATCCTTAATTTAGAAAGCTGTTCATAATAAGGTGGTACAGTAAGGAAAGTTGGTATAAAATGCTCCACCTCACCCCCAATGTTTGTAACCATTCTTCTCCAAATATATACAGAGTCCAGAGGGAAGTTGGTCAAGCTTAGAAAAGTGGCAAAAATATAACTCGAGTCCCTGACTGATGGAAATTCCTTTTTCCCCATGAAATGCCCAATAAATTCCAATAAATCATAATGGATCAGTGTTTCTCCTTGGCCCATACTGCAGacagagttaatatatatatgatCTACCATCTGGAATGGAGAGTGGAGGAGTATGCAATGCTAAGACATTGATAGGAAGATAGGAAGTCCAGCTGCTCCTTTCTCTAGGcaatttttccttatatatttacaGAACACTCTCTCTTCTGGATTATCACTCACTGAAATTCCTCAATTCCAGGTGATTTTACAATTTCATGTAGTATTCAAAGAGTGTGATGAAATCTTTTAGACAATTAGAAGAAGCATTCTCATCATGTCATGATTTTACTTGGTCTAATGGCTTTCTAAGAGTTTTATTATATTTAGTCAGATGTCTTTGATTGAGACCAAAAGTTGGTTGAGAATCTTATCACTTTCTTTAAATAGGATAGGTGATATAATTGAGTAAATATCAACCAATTTGATAGTTGTAGGCAgactaaatataataatattattataagttatatatattaacataaacaaatagaaattacatatatgtaaattcagtgtgttatatgtaaatataataaaaaataaaaatataaacaaaggaCTTAAATACAGTGGTTGTGTTCTCGGTttcttttaacctttattttctgtcttagaatcaatactgatattgattctgtgaagattaaatttaactctccccaattgtgaagattaaattgtaacccctgcctattttttttaattaccaaaagtgtaaacatcctacttaaaagttgagtattgtaaaaatggagatttgaaccctggacttcaattcccagaagtccttggtagttcccagaattccctaaaatctcaccagagatacccacctgggccaagaacaaaatgggtatttaaactgactgtactgtctacttgctctctctgcttctgcttctaagcatgtgtctctctaccaggcaggcaaggtgtaggttgcacatgcttttcttattttgtatttccttatctcttaattctaataatctttaataaacctctaaaaatataatactttcagtagagaaaataatttaatttttacaatatggagatttgcccatttttagatctaatcacaaaaagtgtaaacatcctacttaatcattaagtgggaggcctgtgacccacgtgtgagaTAATGGGTTATGAATCAGAATCGATTGACTGCCTCCTGGGtagtcctaaagcaggacttcaactgtgattgataggcatagaattaggggaaggcacaggacataatgcaaaagaaagtgtctttaaaagggagtggcAACTTCCTGAGTGCTGTTCTCCTAGgacttcattctttggagtggaggctgaaggagaaatctgCTGATTGTACCTAAGAACCTGTTCCCAATGAGACTGTTGGACTGaaatgtggtgagtgaaagagcagactcctttcctggatattttctgaagaaactagcctcaggagagactagccccttgagagagtttttccccaggtcctcagcttttcCAGGGCCAGCTTAGAGCCAACTCTCCCTGCCCGGGTTGGGCTAGGGACCAGAAATAAATTAcctagtgcttaggctagatatctcaccctatcctttctctgattttccttacttcactctttctacattttgtaaataaattagaaataaatctctttggaattaatataaattcctggcaaccacactcttaaataatctagtccaacctttctaaaattaaccccttttcccccttacggttccaaggtaggagagcATTAGGTTAGGTagtggaggctaagtgacttacctagggtagcatagctagtaagtgtctgaggactggctctcaatccactaagccacccagctgctcctttgttgttgttctttttgtaGGAAAGTtactatcaattggggaaatcaGGAGATGTTTGGTGCAAATACTGCCGAATCATATTTTAAAGTAAGCAATATATTCAGTGAGTTGGAGGTAAAGAGAGGGTGCATTCCATgttataaaaaagataaatccAAAGACACAGAGATAACTAATAGGGTACTTTACATGAGTAATGGTTAGACTAGATTGTAAAATATGGGAAGAAGAGTATGTTCAATAAGCCTGGAATTGGGGCCAGGTTGTATTGGGCTGTGAAAGCTAAAAAATAGAGTTTACATTCAAACCTAGAGAAAGTCCTGGGTTAGAATAAAATCTATATTGAGGGGAAATTATTATGCAAAATGAATATACAGTACTTTCATTAGGAGATAGGCATGAGACGACTGGAGGATCAAGATAAACATGAGATATGAAATAGCACTTGGActgagttttgaaaaaaaaagattaaggactttgagaagggaaagttaGGAGTAGGAACATTCAAAGAATGGGAGATAGTGTATGTGAAGATTTATCATGGGAGATGGGATATTGTGTATACATGAACAATACAAGCAGGTACATTTGTCTGGGCCATATAGTGAGtaaatggagaaaatgtaatACATCTAGAAAGGTGGACTAGGGGCAGCTGATGCAGTGCACAGAGTaccaggtttggaatcaggaagacttgggttcaaatctggtcccagccacttcctagtttgtgtgaccctggagaagtcacttaatcacatttgcctagcccttgctcttctgtctcaaaTTAGTTATTAAGTTATTAAGTATTAAGACTAAGCAGATAATAGACTGAAAAAGAGAAAGGTGGTTTAGAGTCAGAGTGTGAGGTATTCAATGACAGACAAGAAtacttgtttgcttgttttttattctagaggcaacagGAAGTCACTGAAGCTCTTTGAACACTTGAGTGACACATATGGATCTTGGTTTTAGGAGTTTCACTTAAACAACTATGTGGAAGAGAGTTTAGAGTGGGAAGAAACTTCAGGAAGGCAAAACAATTTAAGAACTGAGATAGATCCagcaaaaggaaattaaggtttATTTTAAATGGCAGCTTTATAAGTAGAAAGAAGGGCATATATCAGAATGATATTgtggagataaaaatgaaaagatctgGCAACTGAATAGATATGTGGGATGAAGATGAGGCATTGAAGATGAAACCAAAGTAGCAAACCTAGTTAACTAAAAGGGTGGAAATGTACTAGACTGGAATAGGGAAGTCCttggagagattgggtttgagttCTGTCTTAGATATGTTTAATTTGAGATGCCTAAAATATATCCAGTTCTAAATGTCTGGTTGACAGTTGATGGTTAAAGATTTTGTCTCCAAGATGGACTAgcattgtatatatgtgtgtagctatctatctatctatcttattaTATAAAGATGTAAATATAGAATATTAGCTTTTCTATAGGTAGttagatatacaatatataattgtATTCTCCAAGTTATATTCTGAACTTATATACTACATGTTATATTGTTATGATGTTATATTATGCCATTAATTTGTATTGCATTATACTATTAAATCATATATTAATGTGTCATGTCATGTCACATCACATTGTGTCATATTCCATTGTAGAGTTACATCATATATCACATCACATTGTAGTGCAACATATCATGTGTATCATTATTTTGTGTCATATCATATCATGCCACATATATAATATGATTGTAGTTGAATCATTTTGCTGATAAGTTTAGCATGAGAAAGGgtgtagagaaagaagagattacCCAAGTTAGAACCATGGAGTACAAATAATTTTGGGGACAGGATGTGGATAAAAGATACAGTAAATGAGATTGAAGAGGAACATCCAGATAGGTAAAAACATTAAGAGGGAGCAATGCAACAAATATGCAGAAAAGAGAGGATCTAGGAGGAGATGGTGACCAAAAGTGTTAGATGCTAtagaaaggtcaagaagaatgaggactaaGCAAGGTtccttgaatttggcaattaggaAAGCATTGGTAACTGTAGAGAAAGCCATTTCAGTTGTATGGTAACATCAGAAGCCAAATTGTAACGTGTTTAGAAgtgagaggaaataaaatgaaggtaaaaatgaaatttctggGGATTTGTATGTGAAGgcaagaatagaaagaaagaaagaaaaatataggacaGCTTGAGGAGATGAAGAAGACATGGAAGATGGGGGAGCAGGGGGTGGAATAAATATATAGTACTTatcatgtgccaagtactgtgcaaagtactttttacaaatgccatttcatctgatcctcacaacaagccttCAAGGTAgatataattatctccattttacagtgaggaaaattgaggcaaacagattcaCCTAAGGTAATACAAtcacaaagtatctgaggctagatttgaactcaaattttcctgattACTAGGCCTAGTGCTTTAACCACTCAGCAACCGCCTTCTTATGAGTGTGTCTTTAGACAAGGAGGAAACCAGCAGATAgggaaatatatgtgtgtgtgtgtgtgtgtgtgtgtgtgtgtgtgtgtgtgtgtgtgtgtgtgtatagatagatagatgagaaaaattattagaaaaatggtatgacaaagaatatttttaaagaaatgggagGGTATAGGATTAAGGGAATATGTAGAGGGGTTAGACTTGACTAAGAGAAATTCTACCTCCTCATCAgactggaagaaaggaagaaagaatggggaTAATGCCAAGGGCCTTGAAAAGTAaagtaaggaagaagggagacacccaaaaataatttttattttgtaagttGATAATTAgacttaattgtgttttaaaaggaaatgggaaagaagtGTGATGAGAAAGTCAAGGGGGAAAAGAGGTCTGAAACACCCTTTATGAGCAATGTAACAGTAATATTAGAAACAACTTTGAAGTTCACCTAGTAAAGCTAGTTTTGTGGTTTTGTCTAGAATCATTTAGCAGCACATAGGAAGGAGTAGAAGAGGCCTATGGTGAGAGTAATATAGGCTTGGAGTTTGACAAACAAGGACTGGTAAAAGAAATTATGGCAAGGAAATAAAATGTAGAAGTCAATATAAAATTGAATTGGTTAATTATAGAATCTTGACTAAAAGGAACAGACTGAAAACAGAGCAGAGGTgaacaaagagaagagagagaacaaagagaagtgaaaaaagaacagtaacaacaaagaataaaatgatgaGGAATTAAAGCttagaaagaaatggaataataGGAGGTTAATGCTAATTGAgtaatttaataattctttttaatttgttaatgtctttttttatatcacctgAATTTCTCTGgtgtcctttccccttctctttccagaaAGCAGTCCTAGATAACAAAGAATatactttaaagaaaaagagggagagaagaaagtcaATAGACAATATCACATCAAAAATGTCACAAAAATGCTATGTTCCACACACCAGTGGTCCTTTCACTTCTGCAAAGGATTTTTTCAATACTATTCTT from Monodelphis domestica isolate mMonDom1 chromosome 4, mMonDom1.pri, whole genome shotgun sequence includes these protein-coding regions:
- the LOC100618883 gene encoding olfactory receptor 8D1-like, producing MASENNFTVTEFIIMGLSDRQELQLPLFILFLGIYIVSMVGNLVLILVIRISSQLHTPMYYFLSNLSFIDLCYSSVITPKMLVNFLSKKNIISYSGCLTQFFFFCSFAVSECYMLTAMAYDRYVAICSPLHYTVTMSQKICSLLVSGVYTMGTFSGLVQTVYLAKLFFCQGNVISNYFCDILPLLKLSCSSTYINELLMMFLVGFNSLVTTLPIFISYAFIFSSILSIHTAKGRSKAFSTCGSHLTGVIIFYGSIIFMYYKPVSSYNVIQEKVASVIYTMVIPMLNPLIYSLRNKDVKDSLRKVMKSRALP